atattaaaatctaaatttaataaaatgagtCTTAAATTAGTtgaatatttagtaaaatagattttaaataaattggattttgtgGGGGCACCCCTAATCACTAAACATAAATCTTCTCTATATCTCAGAAAAAGCTAAAATCTTCTAAAGCCCCTTCATCTTCGTGAAACTTTTCACCCCGGTTGTTCCAACCTATAGCTCTGCCTCTATTCAAGGTCTGACCTCCAATAAAAAGCATCAACTCAATCTTGAAGAGCTGATAGTTGTGGTTTAGGGATCAACGAAGGCTTGGAGAAATGCGGGATTTGAATTCTTCTTAGAATATCCAAAATTGGTGAGAAAGTTTGGAGGAATGCGTAAGTTCAGAAGTATACCATCTCATCCTATGTTCTGGGTTGTGAAGACATGTTGAACCAAGTGGCTATTGTCAAAGCCATCGGTTGCAAGAGAATCAAGAATTGTTTCTATCTCGATTGGGAGTTGTGTATGTTGGAGAAGCTGTTTTAAAGAGAATTTCTCAGAAAGTTAGGTATAAGAAGTGCCAAACATCCAAGATTTTGCAACAAGGCTCTACTTCCTAAACAGTTCAAAGGACCATATCAATGAGTATGGGATTCATCTATCATCTGTTGACTGGAAAAGGAAATTACTTGCAacttttgattttcattatGTTAAACTTTTAATGGAAAATGCAAAGGAGATGAAGACGAAGAAGATGATGTCTTTAGACGTTTGCAAATAGAAACTTTGACATTTGTCTAGTTGTACGATATACTATTTGGGCCGAACGGTTATGATTAGTAACCGAACGGTCCAAATGGTTAATGGGCCTTAATCATATTAATAATGGGTCATTATCGTTTTTCATTATTGGGCCGACGGTCCATCATGAGGATATAATCNNNNNNNNNNNNNNNNNNNNNNNNNNNNNNNNNNNNNNNNNNNNNNNNNNNNNNNNNNNNNNNNNNNNNNNNNNNNNNNNNNNNNNNNNNNNNNNNNNNNNNNNNNNNNNNNNNNNNNNNNNNNNNNNNNNNNNNNNNNNNNNNNNNNNNNNNNNNNNNNNNNNNNNNNNNNNNNNNNNNNNNNNNNNNNNNNNNNNNNNNNNNNNNNNNNNNNNNNNNNNNNNNNNNNNNNNNNNNNNNNNNNNNNNNNNNNNNNNNNNNNNNNNNNNNNNNNNNNNNNNNNNNNNNNNNNNNNNNNNNNNNNNNNNNNNNNNNNNNNNNNNNNNNNNNNNNNNNNNNNNNNNNNNNNNNNNNNNNNNNNNNNNNNNNNNNNNNNNNNNNNNNNNNNNNNNNNNNNNNNNNNNNNNNNNNNNNNNNNNNNNNNNNNNNNNNNNNNNNNNNNNNNATTAGCAAGAGATTTACTCTCCACTCTCATACTGAGAATTGATAGCCTTGCACTCAAGGCTCTTCACTACAAAACcctaacttgggcgtcggagtaccattgcaggtacctcctcCCTCCGGCCCAAAGCTCGGAGATTTCCAGACGGTTGAAGATTCGAGAAGAACAAACGATCGGAAGACAGGAGAAAGTACACTAATCGGTTGGATCAAGCGCCACAAAGCAGGAGTGCCACGTCACCTAGGTCAGTCCTTTCGGTCCCAGAAATtcataccgaaacattttggcacccatCGTGGGGCCCAAAAGTCAAGactcccaatggtgaccacaagaggTATGGAAAATCCGGATCCGATTCAGATGATAAGAGAACTACAAGTGCAGCTAGAGGAGCAAGCCCGAACCATTCCAAATTTAAAGCAAGAGTTACAACAGAAGAAGGTCGAGGATGCCGAACGcagtaaagaaaaacaacacgaCCGGGAGACATCAGAGGACAGTCAAAATCATAATACGCCTCCTCCCCCCGGTCCCCGGACCTCTTGCCGTTCACTGATGCCATCATGCGGGCCCCTATGCCCGACCGGCCTCCGCCTCAGGTTGAAAAATTTGATGGCACGACGAATCCAGATCATCATTTGCGGAACTTCATTGACTCCATGGCTTTTTACACTCAAAGTGACCCGGTAAAATGTCGGGCGTTCTCCCTGTCACTGAGGGGTGAAGCCCTAGAGTGGTATTACACCCTTCCACCCAATTCGGTGGATAGTTTCCGCACGCTGATGGGCATGTTCAAAAAGCAATACTCCACCAACCGATACGAGGAGGTTACTGCGGCCGAGCTAGTCAATCTCAGACAGGGGAAAGACGAAACTCCCAGAGCCTTCATGCATCGATACAATCACGCCGCTCGGAGGATAAAAGGTGTCAGTCCTGAATTCATCATTAGTAGTCTGCCCAAATGCCTAAAAGTGGGATTCGTCTCAGAAAGCTTATACGCCGAGTTACCCAGTACACTGGAGGAGTTGCAGCAAAAAAATGGCTAAATTTATCAAGATGGAAGACCAGAGGATCTTTCGAAAACAACAACACGAGGAGCTCCCGGTGAATGGTAACAAGAAGGAGGGGAAGCGTTGGGTTGAGAACGCCCGGGATCAGAAACCCCCGGCGAATCTAAACCCTAGGTACGATCGCTATGCGCACCTCACTGTCCCTAGAGAAAAGGTGTTGGAGAGGGCTTTGCAGTCCAACCTGatctttcaaagaagaaaatttccacCTAAGAACGTGGACACGGCGCAGATATGCCGATTCCATAATTCAGGGGGACATACCACTGAAGGCTACCAAACTCTCAAAGATGAATTGGAGAAGTTGATCCGTGTCGAACACCTCCGAGAATTCGTGAAGGAGGAATCTACCCGTGCAGGACACTCCCCCAGAAAGACACGAAGAAGCCCGTAACATATAAAGGAGAAGGGTAGCCACTCACGTGGTCGTTCTCGTAGTCCCCCAAGACACAGATCCCGTAGTCGACCTAGAGAGCGGGATCTCACAGTAAAGGGCAGGATCGATACTATTTTGGGCGATTTTGCTGGAGGAGGTGCTTCATCCTCAGCTCGAAAGAGACATTTGAGGAGCCTACACAGTGTTTACTCGTGGTACATAATCCAGTGTCAATGCCTGATATAACTTTCACGGACAAGGATTTTCATGCACCAGATCCTGACCAAGACGATCCCATGGTCATCACAGCTCGCATTGCACAGTACGATGTGGGCAAGGTTCTTGTAGACCAAGGCAGTTCAGTCAATATACTATACTGGACAACATTCCGACGAATGGAAATTGCAGAAGATGTAATTGCTCCGTTTAACGAGCAAATTGTTGGCTTCGCTGGAGAAAGAGTAGACACCCGAGGGTATCTCGACTTACGAACCCGCATGGGGACGAACAATGATGGTAAGGAACTTCGAGTTCGATTCTTACTAGTAGAGGCAAACACGTCTTATAATGTCCTCCTTGGACGTCCTTGCCTAAATGCTTTTGGGGCGATCATCTCTACCCCACATTTGGCAATGAAATTTCCTACAGATAGAGGAACTATATGCACCATTCGGGTAGATCAGAAAACCGCCCGTCAATGCTATGTAGCAGGTCTAAAGGTCACGCCTTTCAAAAGTGAAAAACGTACTGAAGCTATTCTGATTGACCTTAATCCCAGGACCAATACGGACGAGCGGATACAACCTCAAGGCGAGATAAAGCCTTTCATAGTGGGCAAAAACGAACAGCAGACTACGTCCATCGGGGATAACCTTTAGCCatttgaagaaaatttattgaaagagTTATTAAAAGGAAACAATGACCTGTTCGCCTGGAGTCCATCGGATATGCCCAGAATTCATCCCAGCGTCATTGCGCATAAACTGTCCATATTCCGAGAGGCCCGATCGGTGTCGCAAAAGAAACGGCGGTTTGGTGATGAAAAACGGGCGGTCATTCGAGGTGAAGTATATAAGCTCCTCAAAGCGGGATTTATACGAGAATTGACCTACACTACATGGCTATCTAATGTAGTCATGGTAAAAAAGGCAAATGGACAATGGCGAATGTGTGTGGACTTCACTGATCTCAATAAAGCATGCCCTAAGGATTCTTATCCTCTCCCCAATATTGATCGGTTGGTGGACAGAGCTTCCAGACACATTGTTCTAAGTTTTTTAGATGCCTACTCGGGGTATAATCAAATCCCGATGTACGCCCCGGATCGGGAAAAGACGGCCTTTATCACAGAGCATGCCAACTACTGCTATGAGGTCATGTCGTTCGGTCTCAAGAATGCGGGCGCCACTTATCAACGCCTAATGGATAAAGTCTTCCATAATCAGATAGGTTGTTGGTCTATGTTGACGATATGGTAATCCGAAGTCACACGCATCAACAACACCTCAAAGATTTAGAAGAAGTCTTTCAATAACTCAGGCACTACAACATGCGTCTAAACCCCAGCAAATGCACTTTCAGGGTGTCCGCAGGAAAATTCTTGGGTTTCATGTTGACCTATCGAGGAATAGAAGCAAATCCAGACAAATGTCGGGTGATATTGGAGATGAAGAGTCCCACTAAGTTGAAGGATGTCCAATGCTTAGTCGGACGTCTCACAGCCCTATCACGATTCATACCGAGGCTTTCTGATCATATCAAACCTATcctgaaaaatatgaaaaaggatGTACCTCGGCATTGGGATAACGATTGTGAAGAAGCCTTCTCTAAGGTAAAAAGCATTCTGACCAGTCCACCTATCATGGCTCGACCAACTGAGGGGTTCGAGTTACAACTCTACTTGGCTGCATCCACCCACTCGGTAAGTGCAACTCTCAT
This genomic interval from Vigna radiata var. radiata cultivar VC1973A chromosome 8, Vradiata_ver6, whole genome shotgun sequence contains the following:
- the LOC106770289 gene encoding uncharacterized protein LOC106770289, which gives rise to MPDRPPPQVEKFDGTTNPDHHLRNFIDSMAFYTQSDPVKCRAFSLSLRGEALEWYYTLPPNSVDSFRTLMGMFKKQYSTNRYEEVTAAELVNLRQGKDETPRAFMHRYNHAARRIKGVSPEFIISSLPKCLKVGFVSESLYAELPSTLEELQQKNG